The following proteins are co-located in the Roseovarius arcticus genome:
- a CDS encoding LTA synthase family protein, giving the protein MLKVTVILAYAFIPTLYRGYNIELRLRDLLGTEWQGMVEVLRNDFVILALILALLIAVVSVQWKPVAIVCFCTAASLQLFLILDVLLFEQFAARLNFADTMKYGSYALKYITDLGFKFLLALAFAILGIVGIKYLVWHLLRQSKVGLAPASACVLLLGETSAAAWQTRDTGYVHYRFYQNLFSHNYTASLELRPYSANFEATLSNPFEQSCRSVPTIAGPIIFYMVESLSSYHSNFFSGLNNWTPELDRLARRNLALVNLFANGFTTEDGELSLLTANFPIYPPNTLTSGGSTKFTGYWHVEPSLVSVLVERGYETYFLTTSDLAFSSTGDWMNSIGFGQVEGSEASIYDEWPRFAFNAAPDAALVERIIQVVDESAQEKLIFVKSVSSHHPFIHPETGERSEEQVIRYVDQQIASLHASLDERGFFETGHLVVIGDHRAMRPLVSEEVELFGFEKAYTQVPAIVVSNTLAPESKTVTAPYSQVDIANSFIGLGRGEICTSAVRGAVFGNEPVLADYIIQRRGDQRNQFSIFSDDRVGVITLNGDKTELSGTGYTEEEAEQIVKFINYSRVQARVANEASIASVGSDGS; this is encoded by the coding sequence GTGCTTAAGGTCACTGTTATTCTAGCCTACGCATTCATACCAACCCTGTATAGAGGCTACAATATCGAGCTGCGCCTTCGCGATTTGCTTGGCACCGAATGGCAAGGCATGGTCGAGGTATTGCGCAACGATTTTGTCATTCTCGCTCTTATCCTCGCTCTTTTGATCGCCGTCGTGTCGGTACAGTGGAAACCTGTGGCGATTGTATGCTTTTGCACGGCTGCATCGCTGCAGCTCTTCCTTATATTGGATGTGTTGCTGTTCGAGCAGTTCGCGGCACGGTTGAATTTTGCCGATACGATGAAATACGGCAGCTACGCTCTGAAATATATCACCGACCTCGGTTTCAAATTTCTGCTCGCTCTTGCCTTTGCCATTCTGGGTATTGTCGGGATAAAATACTTAGTCTGGCACCTTCTGCGCCAAAGTAAGGTTGGCTTGGCACCAGCCAGCGCGTGTGTTTTGCTCTTGGGCGAAACCAGTGCAGCGGCATGGCAGACACGCGATACAGGGTATGTTCATTATCGATTTTATCAAAACCTGTTTTCGCACAACTATACCGCAAGCCTAGAATTGAGACCTTACAGCGCCAATTTTGAAGCTACGTTGTCCAACCCCTTCGAACAATCGTGTAGAAGTGTGCCGACCATCGCGGGGCCAATTATATTTTATATGGTGGAATCGCTTTCTTCCTATCACTCGAACTTTTTCAGCGGGCTAAACAACTGGACGCCGGAACTTGACCGACTCGCACGGCGCAACTTGGCTTTGGTCAATCTATTTGCAAATGGCTTTACAACCGAGGATGGAGAACTGTCTCTTCTCACGGCTAATTTCCCCATCTATCCGCCAAACACGCTGACAAGCGGGGGCAGCACTAAATTTACGGGCTACTGGCACGTTGAACCATCTCTTGTCAGCGTGTTGGTGGAACGTGGATATGAAACCTATTTTCTGACGACCTCAGATCTCGCATTCTCCTCTACCGGTGACTGGATGAATTCGATCGGCTTCGGCCAAGTTGAGGGCAGTGAGGCTTCAATCTATGACGAATGGCCCCGATTTGCTTTTAATGCCGCACCTGATGCCGCACTGGTAGAGCGCATTATTCAAGTAGTTGATGAGAGTGCTCAAGAAAAATTGATCTTCGTGAAATCCGTTTCGAGCCATCACCCATTCATCCACCCCGAAACGGGCGAGCGCTCTGAAGAACAGGTAATCCGATACGTCGACCAACAGATTGCGTCTCTTCATGCTTCTCTAGATGAGCGTGGGTTCTTTGAAACAGGCCACCTTGTTGTTATCGGAGACCACCGCGCCATGCGTCCACTCGTGAGCGAAGAAGTCGAATTATTCGGATTTGAAAAGGCCTATACGCAGGTGCCAGCGATTGTTGTCAGCAATACCTTGGCTCCCGAATCCAAGACGGTCACTGCGCCGTATAGTCAGGTGGACATAGCTAACAGTTTCATAGGTCTTGGACGAGGAGAGATATGTACGAGTGCCGTGCGTGGCGCTGTTTTTGGCAACGAGCCTGTGTTGGCAGACTACATCATTCAACGCCGAGGCGATCAAAGAAACCAATTCAGTATCTTCTCTGACGACCGTGTGGGCGTTATCACTCTGAACGGGGATAAAACTGAACTCAGCGGCACTGGTTACACAGAAGAAGAGGCAGAGCAGATCGTGAAATTTATAAACTATTCCCGCGTACAGGCACGCGTCGCAAATGAAGCCTCGATTGCGTCAGTAGGTAGTGATGGCAGTTGA
- a CDS encoding transposase — MAGKREKPEDIVLKLRQVEVLQGQGRSTAEAVRQIGVTVQTYYRWRKEYGGMNRNQLKRLKELETENTRLRRAVSDLTLDKMILTEAARGNF; from the coding sequence ATGGCTGGCAAACGAGAGAAGCCCGAAGATATTGTGCTGAAGCTACGGCAAGTTGAAGTGCTGCAAGGGCAAGGGCGGTCGACGGCGGAAGCGGTGCGTCAGATCGGTGTGACGGTTCAGACTTATTATCGATGGCGCAAAGAATATGGCGGCATGAACCGCAATCAGCTCAAGCGGCTTAAAGAGCTGGAAACAGAGAATACTCGGCTCAGGCGTGCGGTGTCGGATCTGACACTGGACAAGATGATCTTGACTGAGGCCGCACGGGGAAACTTCTAA
- a CDS encoding MDR family oxidoreductase — MSFNALIVTKDEGSGKTSAAVTQISESDLPNGDVTVAVEYSGLNYKDGLCIGPGAGLVRKYPHVPGIDFAGTVEASDDARYKPGDKVVLTGWRVGEAHWGGYAQKARVKADWLVPLPDGLDTRQAMAVGTAGITAMLAIMALEDAGLKPGADPVLVTGAAGGVGSVAVAILAQLGYKVAAVTGRPETSDYLKGLGATQIVPREDLSEVTKKPLEAEQWSGCIDAVAGAMLGRVLKQMKYGASVAAIGLAGGAPIEGALITPFILRGVNLLGIDSVMQPYARRVEAWKRIASDLPMEKLEAIVQSATLSDLPALGRDILKGQVKGRVVVDVNG; from the coding sequence ATGTCATTCAACGCACTGATCGTGACCAAAGACGAGGGCAGCGGCAAGACAAGCGCCGCAGTCACCCAGATTTCCGAGAGCGATCTGCCGAATGGCGACGTGACGGTCGCGGTCGAATATTCCGGCCTGAACTACAAGGACGGCCTCTGCATTGGGCCGGGCGCGGGGTTGGTGCGTAAGTATCCGCATGTTCCGGGCATCGACTTTGCCGGGACGGTCGAGGCATCGGATGACGCGCGCTACAAGCCGGGCGACAAGGTGGTTCTGACCGGCTGGCGCGTGGGCGAGGCGCATTGGGGCGGCTATGCGCAAAAGGCGCGGGTCAAGGCGGACTGGCTGGTGCCACTGCCGGACGGTCTGGATACGCGGCAGGCGATGGCGGTGGGCACGGCCGGAATTACCGCGATGCTGGCGATCATGGCGCTGGAGGATGCGGGGCTAAAGCCGGGCGCGGACCCTGTTCTGGTCACGGGCGCGGCGGGCGGTGTGGGCAGCGTGGCGGTCGCGATCCTTGCGCAGTTGGGCTACAAGGTGGCCGCTGTCACAGGGCGGCCTGAAACCAGCGATTACCTGAAGGGGCTGGGTGCGACCCAGATCGTGCCGCGCGAGGATTTGAGCGAGGTGACCAAGAAGCCGCTGGAGGCAGAGCAGTGGTCTGGCTGCATCGACGCGGTGGCCGGGGCGATGCTGGGCCGCGTGCTGAAGCAGATGAAGTATGGCGCGTCTGTTGCGGCCATAGGGCTTGCCGGAGGCGCGCCGATCGAGGGGGCGCTGATCACACCGTTTATCCTGCGGGGCGTGAACCTTTTGGGCATCGACTCGGTCATGCAACCCTATGCACGGCGCGTCGAGGCGTGGAAGCGGATCGCCAGCGATCTGCCGATGGAGAAGCTGGAGGCGATTGTGCAATCCGCCACATTGAGCGATCTGCCAGCGCTGGGCCGCGACATCCTAAAAGGCCAAGTAAAAGGCAGGGTTGTGGTGGATGTGAACGGCTGA
- a CDS encoding ABC transporter permease, which yields MAGGAAPGGGVKADVYRSARRWLLLPSWLVLTVVVVAPLCIMLVYSFLTKEFRGGVEWSFSLEAYDQFFFNRGLFGDEPASIEWTYIGIYGRSILQASIAMIISLLIGFPTAYYIATRAPHVRATWVFLITIPYWVNLLIRTVSMKFLLRDEGPLNAFLLWTGVIDDPLKIVNTNIAVQLGLFYSYLPFMVLPIYAAIEQYDHRLSEAAADLYASRWTTLRRIILPAVRPGVIAGCILVFIPSLGSFLAPDLLGGARNYMIGSLIEDQFKGQAGNWPFGAAASMILLSMVLLVLIVVARRQTKNNKAEVKS from the coding sequence ATGGCGGGCGGTGCGGCACCGGGCGGCGGCGTCAAGGCCGACGTCTATCGTAGCGCGCGGCGCTGGCTGCTCCTGCCGTCATGGCTGGTATTGACCGTAGTGGTAGTCGCGCCGCTCTGCATCATGTTGGTCTACTCCTTCCTGACCAAGGAATTCCGCGGCGGCGTCGAATGGAGTTTCTCGCTGGAGGCCTACGACCAATTCTTCTTCAACCGTGGTCTTTTCGGAGACGAGCCAGCCAGCATAGAATGGACCTATATCGGCATCTATGGCCGCTCGATCCTGCAAGCCAGCATTGCGATGATCATCAGCCTGCTGATCGGATTTCCCACCGCGTATTACATTGCCACGCGGGCGCCTCATGTCCGCGCAACTTGGGTGTTCCTGATCACGATCCCATATTGGGTCAATCTGCTGATCCGGACCGTTTCGATGAAGTTCCTTCTGCGCGACGAGGGACCACTTAACGCATTCCTGCTCTGGACCGGTGTGATCGACGATCCGCTCAAGATCGTGAACACCAACATCGCCGTACAACTAGGTCTTTTCTACAGCTACCTGCCGTTCATGGTGCTGCCGATCTATGCGGCGATCGAGCAATATGATCACCGTCTGTCAGAGGCGGCAGCCGATCTTTATGCCAGCCGATGGACCACGCTGCGCCGGATAATTCTGCCTGCCGTGCGCCCGGGTGTGATCGCGGGCTGTATCCTCGTTTTCATCCCCTCGCTGGGATCGTTTCTGGCGCCGGACCTTCTGGGAGGGGCGCGCAATTACATGATCGGCTCGCTTATTGAGGACCAGTTCAAGGGGCAAGCAGGCAATTGGCCCTTCGGTGCGGCAGCGTCGATGATCCTGCTCAGCATGGTTCTGCTGGTGCTGATCGTAGTCGCGCGCCGCCAAACCAAAAACAACAAGGCGGAGGTGAAGTCATGA
- a CDS encoding extracellular solute-binding protein: protein MKLHISTLIAAAIAAGLGTSVAAQEKVVLYHWFEYIPQDLLDKFTAETGIDVVMDTYDSNEALLASLKAGAIGEYDIAFPGDYMVEIMSNQDLVGEFSSDELSNFDNIQDQWLNVEFDPGRKHSIPYQWGTTSFTVNRDVYQGDINSLAILFDAPDELKGKINMLDAQNDVLALASIYLDIPQCTQDRDQLKSLNALLQEAKGDWVSMNSDTTKDILVSGDVAASMIWNGFGARARMEGANIEYAFPKEGYIVWMDNGVLLKDAPNRANALKFLDFLLVPENIAAVSNYARYDAGVKGAKDEMEDSLRTQPEMNAPEDGNGVFVKVCDAETQAVYDQIWTNVKK from the coding sequence ATGAAACTGCATATCAGCACATTGATCGCCGCGGCCATCGCCGCCGGGCTGGGCACCTCAGTCGCCGCGCAGGAGAAGGTCGTTCTCTACCATTGGTTCGAATACATCCCGCAGGATTTGCTGGATAAGTTTACCGCCGAGACAGGCATCGATGTCGTGATGGACACCTACGACTCCAACGAGGCGCTGCTCGCCTCGCTCAAGGCTGGGGCAATCGGTGAATACGACATCGCGTTCCCGGGCGACTACATGGTCGAGATCATGTCCAATCAGGACCTTGTGGGCGAGTTTTCGTCTGATGAGCTGTCGAACTTCGACAACATTCAGGATCAATGGCTCAACGTCGAATTTGATCCGGGGCGCAAGCACTCGATTCCCTATCAGTGGGGTACGACCAGCTTCACCGTCAATCGTGACGTCTATCAGGGCGATATAAACTCGCTCGCTATTTTGTTCGACGCGCCTGATGAGTTGAAGGGCAAGATCAACATGCTGGACGCGCAGAACGACGTCCTTGCACTAGCATCGATCTATCTGGACATCCCGCAATGCACGCAGGATCGCGACCAGTTGAAATCGCTGAATGCCCTGCTGCAGGAAGCCAAGGGTGACTGGGTTTCAATGAACTCGGACACAACCAAAGACATTCTTGTGTCCGGAGATGTCGCCGCCAGCATGATCTGGAATGGGTTTGGCGCGCGCGCCCGGATGGAAGGGGCGAACATTGAATATGCCTTCCCCAAGGAAGGATACATCGTCTGGATGGATAACGGCGTGCTGCTTAAGGACGCACCGAACCGCGCAAATGCACTCAAGTTCCTAGACTTCCTCCTTGTGCCCGAGAACATCGCCGCCGTCAGCAACTACGCCCGCTACGACGCCGGCGTCAAAGGCGCCAAGGATGAGATGGAAGACAGCCTGCGCACTCAGCCAGAGATGAACGCGCCTGAGGACGGAAATGGCGTTTTCGTCAAGGTCTGCGATGCCGAAACGCAAGCGGTCTACGACCAGATTTGGACCAACGTTAAGAAGTGA
- a CDS encoding iron-containing alcohol dehydrogenase produces MWTYNNPVNIKFGSGAFDQLHSLIAGRRYALVTYSEPPFVALTVRLTAAVGAPVLTINDIAPNPDYSLLTDQCARFATLSKAPKVIVALGGGSVIDSAKVVAIAEGDFARVRAYLETKKGGDALTFIPIIAIPTTAGTGSEVTSWATVWDEANKHKHSLAHPNRRRAVRGQPMTKIEQRHEGMRIVGEIVFIDDVIEVLYPYTDKVVGTVPAGKAEHARRAFEIAEADARDALIRPDPL; encoded by the coding sequence ATGTGGACCTATAATAATCCCGTGAACATCAAATTTGGTTCCGGCGCGTTCGATCAGTTGCACTCACTTATCGCAGGCCGTCGGTATGCCTTAGTAACCTATTCCGAGCCACCATTCGTAGCGCTGACGGTTAGGCTAACCGCTGCAGTTGGTGCGCCAGTTCTGACGATTAATGATATTGCCCCCAACCCAGACTACTCCTTGTTGACAGACCAGTGCGCCCGGTTCGCAACTCTTTCTAAAGCACCAAAAGTGATCGTCGCGCTGGGTGGGGGCTCGGTCATAGATTCTGCCAAAGTCGTTGCCATCGCAGAGGGGGATTTTGCACGCGTTCGCGCCTATCTTGAGACAAAAAAAGGTGGCGATGCCCTCACCTTCATTCCGATCATCGCAATTCCGACCACCGCTGGGACCGGTAGCGAAGTTACCAGTTGGGCTACTGTGTGGGACGAGGCGAATAAGCACAAACATTCGCTGGCGCACCCAAACCGCCGCCGCGCAGTAAGGGGCCAGCCCATGACCAAGATCGAGCAACGCCACGAGGGAATGCGCATCGTTGGCGAAATTGTCTTTATCGATGATGTCATCGAGGTGCTCTACCCCTACACCGATAAGGTCGTGGGCACCGTCCCGGCGGGCAAGGCCGAACACGCGCGCCGCGCGTTCGAGATCGCCGAAGCCGACGCCCGTGATGCGCTGATCCGCCCCGATCCGCTCTGA
- a CDS encoding 3-keto-5-aminohexanoate cleavage protein, with translation MHFHVRGLDGAPAHDIALYAETIRLIRAQSDVLVNPTLGQVSVQGDAVQRTKHISRLVDMGLRPDFVPVDTGSTNIDRFAGATEGFVTQDNVYANSVETLLEFIATFRTLGVRPQFISWPIAFTRLFDALAEMHEGDDVPFLLFELTDHGMLGGHPGTACGLLAHQDFLPRRAVEWSVCNKIGNLTAPAAIAIEMGGHVSIGLGDYLYPELGQPTNADLIYHVAGLAKAMGRPVATPSQTSELLKLPVIQDL, from the coding sequence GTGCATTTTCATGTGCGCGGCTTGGATGGTGCGCCCGCACATGACATCGCCCTTTATGCCGAGACCATTCGTCTGATCCGCGCTCAATCTGATGTTTTGGTAAATCCTACGCTCGGTCAGGTCAGTGTCCAAGGCGACGCCGTGCAGCGAACCAAACATATTTCCAGGCTTGTCGATATGGGTTTGAGGCCCGATTTCGTGCCGGTCGATACCGGCTCAACTAACATCGATAGGTTTGCGGGAGCCACTGAAGGCTTCGTAACTCAAGACAACGTATATGCCAACTCGGTCGAGACTCTCCTGGAGTTCATCGCTACGTTCCGAACCTTGGGTGTCCGACCGCAATTCATTAGTTGGCCAATCGCCTTCACGCGCCTCTTCGATGCTTTGGCCGAGATGCACGAGGGTGATGATGTCCCTTTCTTACTCTTCGAGTTGACGGATCATGGCATGTTGGGTGGCCATCCAGGGACGGCGTGCGGGCTTCTTGCGCATCAGGATTTCTTGCCGCGAAGGGCCGTGGAATGGTCAGTATGTAACAAGATCGGAAATCTGACCGCCCCGGCCGCCATTGCGATCGAAATGGGTGGACATGTTTCGATTGGCTTGGGGGACTACCTCTATCCTGAACTTGGGCAACCCACGAATGCCGATCTTATTTATCACGTTGCAGGACTTGCTAAGGCAATGGGCCGGCCAGTCGCGACACCGAGTCAAACAAGCGAGCTTCTCAAGTTGCCAGTTATTCAGGATTTGTGA
- a CDS encoding ABC transporter permease, whose product MRGSKTDVRRYPGFLPITIICLVVLYAPLIIVAIYSFNSSVSITRWDGFSLHWYGEVFTGPNSDKLKAAAWNSVSIALIAATTATVISFSAAMAVIRSGEYRTRRLSLGLVTLPLMVPEIVTAVATLIFFNSIGFTRGYMTILIAHIAFCIPFAYMPIAARMQGVDESYEMAAMDLYASRFQAFRRILLPLMLPGVVSGFLLAFIISMDDFLITQFVKGAGIETLPTAIFGAVKQGIKPDIMAISTMLLALSMVIVSLSFIAAKFDNTK is encoded by the coding sequence ATGAGGGGCTCCAAAACCGACGTGCGCCGCTATCCCGGCTTTCTCCCCATCACGATCATTTGCCTTGTTGTGCTCTATGCACCGCTGATCATCGTTGCGATCTATTCGTTCAACTCGTCCGTTTCGATCACCCGGTGGGACGGCTTCAGCCTGCATTGGTATGGTGAGGTGTTCACAGGACCGAACTCGGACAAGCTCAAGGCGGCTGCCTGGAATTCGGTAAGCATTGCGCTGATTGCGGCGACGACGGCCACGGTGATCTCGTTCTCGGCCGCGATGGCCGTCATTCGCAGTGGCGAGTATCGCACCCGCCGCCTGTCGCTAGGGCTGGTCACGCTGCCGCTGATGGTGCCCGAAATTGTGACTGCCGTCGCGACGCTGATCTTCTTTAACTCGATCGGCTTTACACGCGGCTACATGACCATCCTGATCGCGCATATCGCGTTCTGCATCCCCTTCGCCTACATGCCGATCGCCGCGCGGATGCAGGGCGTCGACGAAAGTTACGAGATGGCAGCGATGGATCTCTACGCCTCGCGCTTTCAGGCGTTCCGCAGGATCCTGTTGCCGCTGATGTTGCCGGGGGTCGTGTCGGGCTTCCTGTTGGCGTTCATCATCTCGATGGACGACTTCCTCATCACACAGTTTGTGAAGGGCGCGGGTATCGAGACCTTGCCGACGGCCATCTTTGGCGCGGTCAAGCAGGGGATCAAGCCGGACATCATGGCAATTTCGACGATGCTGCTGGCGCTGTCGATGGTCATCGTCTCGCTATCGTTCATCGCAGCAAAATTCGACAACACCAAATAA
- a CDS encoding diacylglycerol kinase, giving the protein MVEVLNTAIESIVDRISLERHPPFRRSQGSWLACSVTRHGQCYDMAVICYFIFTSKRQPDNLTAGRRL; this is encoded by the coding sequence TTGGTCGAGGTGCTGAATACCGCCATCGAATCCATTGTTGACCGCATTTCGCTGGAGCGACATCCGCCTTTCAGACGCAGCCAAGGATCTTGGCTCGCTTGCAGTGTTACTCGCCACGGTCAATGCTATGATATGGCGGTCATATGCTATTTTATTTTCACCTCAAAGCGTCAGCCGGATAACTTAACTGCAGGCCGGCGTTTGTAG
- a CDS encoding transposase has product MSMGIRFTDEFKQDAVALDVERGYAVSEVAEPLGLSTKSLYTWKAQFAKSPQVRSEVAEEAAEIRRLKRESARVTEDGQS; this is encoded by the coding sequence ATGAGTATGGGAATTCGGTTTACGGATGAGTTTAAGCAGGACGCCGTAGCGCTGGATGTTGAGCGTGGATATGCGGTCAGCGAAGTGGCTGAGCCACTGGGGCTTAGCACCAAGTCGCTGTACACGTGGAAGGCGCAGTTTGCGAAGTCGCCACAGGTCAGATCAGAGGTCGCGGAAGAAGCGGCAGAGATCAGGCGGTTGAAGCGTGAGTCGGCACGGGTCACTGAGGACGGACAATCCTAA
- a CDS encoding IS3 family transposase, with protein sequence MRQTLGVSERRVCRTLGQHRSTQRKEPCGLPDEARLTEDIIALTEEFGRYALPGRRCSHRREGVPHDHRDVEQQRMACESQARRANLAARRAESSTKQPKKGRLWLNDGSCVRLRPERPNHVWSYDFVQDRTHDGRVYRTLNIIDEFTKEALVIRVKRKLNSTDVVDALTDLFILRGPPEYIRSDNGAEFIAKKVRAWIGAVGAKTAFIAPGSPWENGYCESFNSRFRDELLNGEVFFTLREAQILIERWRRHYNTVRPHSALDYRPPAPKSIVPIDQRPTMH encoded by the coding sequence GTGCGGCAGACCCTTGGCGTATCTGAGCGCCGGGTCTGCCGCACACTCGGGCAGCATCGTTCGACACAGCGCAAGGAACCTTGCGGCTTGCCGGACGAAGCGCGGCTAACCGAGGACATCATTGCACTGACGGAAGAGTTCGGACGCTATGCGCTGCCCGGCAGGCGATGCTCGCATCGCCGAGAGGGGGTACCGCATGATCACCGGGATGTTGAACAACAGCGGATGGCATGTGAATCACAAGCGCGTAGAGCGAATTTGGCGGCGCGAAGGGCTGAAAGTTCCACAAAACAACCCAAGAAGGGGCGGCTCTGGCTGAACGACGGATCTTGCGTGAGGCTGCGGCCTGAGCGCCCAAACCACGTTTGGTCGTATGACTTCGTCCAAGATCGCACACACGATGGGCGGGTCTACCGCACACTGAATATCATCGATGAGTTCACGAAGGAGGCGCTTGTGATCAGGGTTAAACGTAAGCTCAATTCAACAGACGTGGTCGACGCCTTGACCGATCTGTTTATCCTGAGAGGGCCGCCAGAATATATCAGATCGGATAATGGCGCGGAATTTATCGCAAAAAAAGTGCGTGCCTGGATCGGGGCAGTTGGCGCGAAAACCGCTTTCATCGCGCCAGGCTCACCATGGGAAAACGGATACTGCGAGAGCTTCAACTCCCGCTTCCGCGACGAGCTGCTGAACGGGGAGGTCTTCTTCACGTTGCGCGAGGCTCAGATCCTGATCGAAAGATGGCGCCGGCACTACAACACAGTCAGGCCACACAGCGCCTTGGATTATCGTCCACCGGCACCAAAAAGCATCGTACCGATAGACCAGAGACCGACCATGCATTAA
- a CDS encoding aminotransferase class III-fold pyridoxal phosphate-dependent enzyme — protein sequence MTKTATLDDLHAMDAHLIHSFADLHALKQDGGKTFINRAKGAYVYDHEGRELMDGIGGLWCVNVGHGRDEIIDAIADQLRELDFYSTFYNLSHPAAAQLAAKIASLAPGSLNRVYFSNSGSVANDTAIRILHHYYNRLGQPEKKMILSRIGAYHGSTHMAIAMTTPGFRENWNSADDLVHHMASPSFYREGGEMTEAEFLDHLLDDMRSSIQRIGAENIACFIAEPIMGAGGVIVPPEGYQKATAEICRENDIKYISDEVVTAFGRLGHMFASKDVFGVQPDIITTAKGMTSGYQPMAATIISDEIYDVISGENNMFLHGMTYSGHPACAAAALANIRILEEENIFDHVKIEGKRFERKLKELGDLDIVGEVRGSHFMIGMEFVKDKETKEMFSNETDIGKRVAREAQKRGLIVRPLGGMAVMSPPLILSAEQIDTFVDVLRDSIVAAGDGVHA from the coding sequence ATGACCAAAACGGCAACACTCGACGATCTGCACGCAATGGACGCGCATCTGATCCATTCCTTTGCGGATTTGCACGCGCTGAAACAGGATGGCGGCAAGACCTTCATTAACCGGGCCAAGGGCGCTTATGTCTACGACCACGAAGGCCGCGAGCTGATGGACGGTATCGGCGGGCTATGGTGCGTCAATGTCGGTCATGGTCGGGACGAAATCATTGACGCCATTGCGGACCAATTGCGCGAACTGGACTTCTATTCGACGTTCTACAATCTCAGCCACCCTGCGGCTGCGCAACTGGCCGCAAAGATTGCATCGCTAGCGCCGGGCAGCCTGAACCGTGTCTACTTCTCAAATTCTGGGTCGGTCGCGAACGACACCGCCATCCGTATCCTTCATCACTATTACAATCGACTGGGCCAGCCGGAAAAAAAGATGATCCTGTCGCGTATCGGTGCCTATCACGGCTCGACCCACATGGCGATTGCGATGACGACACCGGGCTTTCGCGAGAACTGGAATAGCGCCGATGATCTCGTGCATCACATGGCCTCGCCCAGTTTCTACCGCGAGGGCGGTGAGATGACTGAGGCCGAATTCCTCGACCATCTGTTGGATGATATGCGCAGCAGCATCCAGCGCATCGGGGCAGAAAACATTGCGTGCTTCATTGCCGAGCCGATCATGGGCGCGGGCGGCGTGATCGTCCCGCCCGAAGGTTATCAGAAGGCAACTGCCGAAATCTGCCGTGAGAACGACATTAAGTATATTTCGGACGAGGTGGTGACGGCCTTTGGGCGACTTGGCCATATGTTTGCGTCAAAGGACGTCTTTGGCGTGCAGCCTGACATCATCACCACCGCCAAAGGTATGACCTCGGGGTATCAGCCGATGGCCGCGACGATTATCTCGGACGAGATTTATGACGTTATCTCGGGCGAGAATAACATGTTCCTGCACGGCATGACTTATTCGGGCCACCCTGCCTGCGCTGCGGCAGCACTCGCAAACATCCGCATTCTGGAAGAGGAAAACATCTTCGACCATGTGAAGATTGAGGGCAAACGCTTTGAGCGTAAGTTAAAGGAGCTGGGCGATCTGGATATTGTTGGAGAGGTGCGTGGCAGCCATTTCATGATCGGAATGGAGTTCGTCAAAGACAAAGAAACGAAGGAAATGTTCAGCAACGAGACAGATATCGGAAAACGCGTCGCGCGCGAGGCGCAAAAGCGTGGGCTGATCGTGCGCCCGCTTGGTGGGATGGCCGTAATGTCGCCGCCCCTCATCCTGAGCGCGGAGCAGATCGATACATTCGTAGATGTACTTCGCGATAGTATCGTCGCCGCCGGCGATGGTGTGCACGCATGA